The Blautia hydrogenotrophica DSM 10507 genome window below encodes:
- the pgeF gene encoding peptidoglycan editing factor PgeF has protein sequence MEIKWKGALPHNIEVREKGGVVYLSYPALEGLKIVRHGFSTRLGGTSKGIWKSMNLGFGRGDQRENVEENFKRIAQAIGFRYENMVTSNQTHTTNVRKITEEDRGNGIVRERKFHDVDGMVTNVPGVVLTTFYADCVPLYFVDPVRKAIGLSHSGWRGTVGRIGQITVEKMTQEYGTRPEDLTVAIGPSICRSCYEVSEDVIEQFRQNFSEGLWEKLYDIKENGKYQLDLWEANRQILLEAGVSQERILTPGLCTCCNPSFLFSHRASKGQRGNLAAFLELL, from the coding sequence ATGGAGATTAAGTGGAAGGGAGCTTTGCCTCATAACATTGAGGTGAGGGAGAAGGGAGGGGTAGTTTATCTGAGCTACCCTGCATTGGAAGGGCTGAAAATTGTACGTCATGGGTTTTCTACAAGGTTGGGTGGAACTAGTAAGGGAATTTGGAAATCCATGAATCTGGGCTTCGGAAGAGGAGACCAGCGTGAAAATGTGGAGGAGAATTTTAAGAGAATCGCTCAGGCGATAGGATTTCGGTATGAAAACATGGTGACTTCTAACCAGACGCATACCACCAATGTGAGAAAGATCACAGAAGAAGATAGAGGAAATGGAATTGTCAGGGAGAGAAAATTCCATGATGTGGACGGCATGGTAACGAATGTGCCAGGAGTTGTTCTGACTACTTTTTATGCGGACTGCGTGCCGCTGTATTTTGTGGACCCTGTGCGAAAAGCGATTGGTCTGTCGCACTCGGGGTGGAGAGGCACCGTAGGCAGGATTGGACAGATTACTGTGGAAAAGATGACCCAGGAATACGGCACCAGGCCGGAGGATTTGACGGTGGCTATAGGGCCGTCCATCTGCCGGTCTTGTTACGAAGTGAGTGAGGATGTGATTGAACAGTTTCGGCAGAATTTTTCTGAAGGTCTTTGGGAGAAACTCTATGACATCAAAGAAAATGGAAAATATCAGTTAGATCTCTGGGAGGCAAATCGGCAGATTCTTTTAGAGGCAGGGGTTTCTCAGGAAAGAATTTTAACCCCGGGTCTGTGTACGTGCTGTAATCCAAGCTTTTTGTTTTCCCATCGCGCGTCAAAGGGACAGAGAGGGAATCTGGCGGCTTTTTTGGAGCTTCTATAG
- a CDS encoding DUF512 domain-containing protein, translating to MKNRKHIISSVIPGSIAEELGLEEGDILLEVNQTPVEDIFDYQYLMNEEYVELLIQKADGEEWVLEVEKEFEDDLGMEFENGLMDEYRSCSNKCIFCFIDQMPKGMRKTLYFKDDDSRLSFLQGNYVTLTNMSDHDIDRILQYRLEPINISFQTTNPQLRCQLLHNRFAGKALEKVRRLYEGNIAMNGQIVLCKGINDGQELEKSLSDLSEYFPVLQSVSVVPVGLTKYRDGLYPLQAFDREDAEEVLEMIERWQAKMWNKGGSHFVHASDEWYILAGRQLPSQENYDGYPQLENGVGMLRLLEEEIKAGLKERQGDSRKVHASIATGLLAEPFIREYVNMVQKKYPQVEVTVFGLRNDFFGEKITVSGLLTGQDLYRQLAKKDLGEKLLLSCNMFRMGEDVFLDDMTVGELERKLKVPIVVVDSGGEDFLEAVLEPPQNKEHKRRQIYEQTSCGNCWEA from the coding sequence ATGAAAAATAGAAAACATATCATTTCTTCTGTGATTCCCGGTAGTATTGCCGAAGAACTAGGGTTAGAAGAAGGGGATATTCTGCTGGAAGTAAATCAGACGCCGGTGGAGGATATCTTCGATTATCAGTATCTTATGAATGAAGAGTACGTGGAGTTACTGATTCAAAAAGCCGACGGAGAAGAGTGGGTTTTGGAGGTTGAAAAAGAGTTTGAAGATGATTTAGGCATGGAGTTTGAAAATGGGTTGATGGATGAGTATCGTTCCTGTTCTAACAAATGTATTTTCTGCTTTATTGACCAGATGCCGAAAGGAATGCGAAAGACGCTGTATTTTAAGGATGATGATTCTAGACTGTCTTTTTTACAGGGAAACTACGTGACACTGACGAATATGAGTGACCATGATATTGATCGCATTCTTCAGTACCGCCTAGAGCCCATTAATATCTCATTTCAGACCACGAATCCTCAGCTTCGTTGCCAATTGTTGCACAACCGTTTTGCTGGCAAAGCACTAGAAAAGGTGCGCAGACTGTATGAGGGAAACATTGCGATGAATGGTCAGATTGTGCTGTGTAAAGGCATCAATGACGGACAGGAGTTGGAGAAAAGCCTGTCGGATTTAAGCGAATATTTTCCTGTACTTCAAAGTGTGTCTGTGGTTCCAGTGGGCTTGACAAAATACCGGGATGGGTTGTATCCTTTACAGGCGTTTGATCGGGAGGATGCAGAAGAGGTGTTGGAGATGATAGAACGCTGGCAGGCGAAAATGTGGAACAAAGGTGGCTCCCATTTTGTGCATGCCTCCGATGAGTGGTATATATTGGCCGGGCGTCAGCTCCCGTCTCAGGAGAATTATGACGGATATCCTCAATTGGAAAACGGAGTGGGTATGCTCCGGCTACTGGAAGAAGAGATCAAGGCAGGACTTAAGGAGAGGCAAGGAGACTCACGGAAAGTACATGCCTCGATTGCGACGGGACTTTTAGCAGAACCGTTTATTCGAGAGTATGTAAATATGGTTCAGAAAAAGTACCCCCAGGTAGAAGTGACGGTTTTTGGACTGAGAAATGATTTCTTTGGGGAAAAGATTACCGTTTCTGGGCTTTTGACGGGACAGGACTTGTACAGGCAATTGGCAAAAAAAGATTTAGGTGAAAAGCTGTTACTTTCGTGCAATATGTTCCGTATGGGGGAAGATGTCTTTTTGGATGACATGACTGTCGGAGAATTGGAAAGAAAGCTTAAAGTGCCCATTGTAGTGGTTGACAGCGGCGGGGAAGATTTTTTGGAAGCAGTTTTGGAACCGCCCCAAAATAAGGAACATAAAAGGAGACAAATCTATGAGCAAACCAGTTGTGGCAATTGTTGGGAGGCCTAA
- a CDS encoding YraN family protein, whose product MNQRETGAIYEKKALDYLLKQGCWLVQKNYRCPRGEIDLIVWDGDYLVFVEVKYRKGSGCGNPLEAVTLEKQRKISRTAAWYLYQTYRDKEVPCRFDVVGICDGQIQWIQDAFEYIG is encoded by the coding sequence ATGAATCAGAGAGAAACTGGGGCGATATATGAGAAGAAAGCTCTAGACTATCTGCTTAAGCAAGGATGCTGGCTGGTGCAGAAAAATTATCGGTGTCCGAGAGGTGAAATTGATTTGATTGTTTGGGATGGCGATTATCTGGTGTTTGTGGAAGTGAAATATCGCAAGGGCAGTGGTTGCGGAAATCCGCTGGAAGCAGTGACTTTGGAAAAACAGCGAAAGATCAGCCGGACAGCTGCTTGGTATCTGTATCAGACCTACAGAGACAAAGAGGTACCTTGTCGTTTTGACGTGGTAGGCATATGTGATGGTCAAATTCAGTGGATTCAAGATGCATTCGAGTATATTGGATGA
- the der gene encoding ribosome biogenesis GTPase Der translates to MSKPVVAIVGRPNVGKSTLFNVLAGENISIVKDTPGVTRDRIYAEVTWLDKSFTMIDTGGIEPDSNDIILSQMREQAQIAIDTADVIVFLVDVRQGMVDADAKVADMLRRSTKPVVLVVNKVDSFEKFMMDVYEFYNLGIGEPIPVSASSRLGLGDMLDEIVKHFPEHAGEDEEDEIPKIAVVGKPNVGKSSLINKLVGEERVIVSDIAGTTRDAIDTKVKWQGREYVFIDTAGLRRKGKIKEEIERYSVIRTVTAVERANVVVIMIDGVEGVTEQDAKIAGIAHEKGKGVIIAVNKWDAVEKNDKTIYRYTDKIRNTLAYMPYAELIFISAKTGLRLQRLFETIDMVVENQTLRIQTGVLNEILTEAMAMQQPPSDRGKRLKIFYMTQVSVRPPTFVIFVNDKELMHFSYTRYLENRIREAFGFRGTPLKFIVRERGEKK, encoded by the coding sequence ATGAGCAAACCAGTTGTGGCAATTGTTGGGAGGCCTAATGTGGGTAAATCCACATTGTTTAATGTGTTGGCCGGGGAAAACATCTCGATTGTCAAAGATACGCCGGGTGTGACTAGAGACCGAATCTATGCAGAAGTGACTTGGTTGGACAAATCGTTTACGATGATTGATACGGGAGGGATTGAGCCGGACAGCAACGATATTATTTTGTCGCAGATGCGCGAGCAGGCACAGATTGCCATTGACACCGCTGATGTAATCGTTTTTCTTGTGGATGTGCGCCAGGGCATGGTAGACGCAGACGCGAAGGTGGCAGATATGCTCCGCAGAAGCACCAAACCGGTGGTATTGGTGGTAAATAAAGTGGACAGTTTTGAAAAATTTATGATGGATGTCTATGAGTTTTATAATCTGGGAATCGGTGAGCCAATTCCGGTCTCAGCGTCGTCGCGGCTTGGTCTAGGGGATATGTTAGATGAAATTGTAAAGCATTTTCCCGAACATGCCGGAGAAGATGAGGAGGATGAGATTCCAAAGATTGCGGTGGTAGGAAAGCCGAATGTGGGAAAATCTTCTCTGATCAATAAACTGGTGGGAGAAGAGCGTGTGATTGTCTCAGATATAGCGGGAACGACCCGGGATGCTATTGACACGAAAGTAAAATGGCAGGGCAGAGAATATGTTTTCATTGACACCGCAGGCCTGCGCAGAAAAGGAAAGATCAAAGAGGAAATTGAGCGGTACAGTGTCATCCGCACGGTGACTGCGGTGGAGCGGGCAAATGTCGTAGTGATTATGATTGACGGTGTGGAAGGAGTTACAGAACAGGACGCGAAGATAGCGGGAATTGCTCATGAAAAGGGAAAAGGTGTCATCATAGCAGTGAATAAGTGGGATGCCGTGGAAAAGAATGACAAGACGATCTATCGGTATACCGATAAAATCCGCAATACCTTGGCATATATGCCTTACGCGGAGCTGATCTTCATCTCTGCCAAGACGGGGCTTCGTCTGCAGCGTCTGTTTGAGACCATTGATATGGTAGTGGAAAATCAGACGCTCCGCATTCAGACAGGGGTTCTCAATGAGATATTGACGGAGGCAATGGCGATGCAGCAGCCGCCGTCAGACAGAGGAAAACGACTGAAAATCTTTTATATGACCCAGGTCTCTGTCAGACCTCCAACCTTTGTGATTTTTGTAAATGACAAGGAGCTTATGCATTTTTCATATACCAGGTATCTGGAAAATCGGATCCGCGAGGCGTTTGGTTTTCGCGGTACTCCATTAAAATTTATAGTGAGGGAAAGAGGAGAGAAGAAGTGA
- a CDS encoding CooT family nickel-binding protein, whose amino-acid sequence MCLATVYKTDDDSVILKNTSRIDVEGDKLILRDIMGQETVVEGKILMVDLANSIVKISCK is encoded by the coding sequence ATGTGTTTGGCAACTGTGTATAAAACTGATGATGACTCTGTTATCTTAAAGAATACCAGTCGCATTGATGTTGAGGGTGACAAGCTGATTCTGCGGGATATCATGGGTCAGGAGACTGTTGTAGAAGGAAAGATCCTGATGGTGGACCTGGCGAACAGCATTGTTAAAATAAGCTGCAAATAG
- a CDS encoding ribonuclease HII — protein sequence MKKIQEIRAEFEESREESWPSLCEKYKDDGRKGVAALVTRCQRKMEALEAERQRMYGMFAYEREYEHLGYICGIDEAGRGPLAGPVVAGAVILQKNCGILYLNDSKKLSAARREELYRQIVEEAVAVGVGYASPQRIDEINILQATYEAMREAIQKLKIKPQILLNDAVTIPGVSCPQVPIIKGDAKSASIAAASIVAKVTRDRLMVEYDRLMPEYGFASHKGYGAAAHIEALKKYGPSPIHRKSFITHFI from the coding sequence ATGAAAAAAATACAGGAGATACGGGCAGAGTTTGAGGAAAGCAGGGAGGAATCCTGGCCATCTCTGTGTGAGAAGTATAAAGATGACGGGAGAAAGGGAGTAGCTGCTTTGGTAACGCGCTGTCAAAGGAAGATGGAGGCTTTGGAGGCGGAGAGGCAAAGGATGTACGGGATGTTTGCCTATGAGAGAGAGTATGAGCATCTGGGATACATCTGTGGAATCGATGAGGCGGGAAGAGGCCCTCTGGCGGGTCCAGTGGTAGCAGGTGCGGTGATTTTGCAGAAAAACTGTGGGATTCTCTACCTTAATGATTCAAAAAAACTGTCTGCGGCGAGAAGAGAGGAGCTGTACCGGCAGATTGTAGAAGAGGCGGTCGCTGTGGGCGTGGGATACGCCAGTCCACAGAGAATTGATGAGATCAATATTCTACAAGCCACCTATGAAGCCATGCGTGAGGCAATTCAGAAATTGAAGATCAAGCCTCAGATACTACTAAACGATGCAGTGACAATTCCTGGGGTAAGTTGTCCTCAGGTGCCGATCATTAAGGGAGACGCTAAGAGCGCAAGTATAGCGGCAGCTAGTATCGTTGCTAAGGTGACCAGGGACCGGCTGATGGTGGAGTATGATCGGTTAATGCCAGAATACGGTTTTGCGTCCCATAAAGGATATGGTGCGGCGGCTCACATTGAAGCTTTGAAAAAATATGGGCCGTCTCCGATTCACAGAAAAAGTTTTATTACCCATTTTATATGA
- a CDS encoding Na+/H+ antiporter NhaC family protein encodes MRVIRKKKYVFSLLAILLLTVLSAVNVFAASEAETYQPAMYATFWALVPPIVAIVLALITKEVYSSLFIGILVGALFYSGFQFEGTVTHIFQGGIISVLSDSYNVGILVFLVVLGAIVCLMNKAGGSAAFGRWAAKKIKNREGAQLATVLLGVLIFIDDYFNCLTVGSVMRPVTDKFNVSRAKLSYLIDATAAPVCIIAPISSWAAAVTGFVEGEDGFSIFIHAIPYNFYALLTIVMMISMVLMRVEYGPMAVHEANAKKGDIYTTPDRPYEEAGAESENENGKVIDLLIPIITLIVCCVIGMIYTGGFFSGSDFVTAFSNSDASVGLTLGSFFGIVVTIILYMVRRVLSFKDCMACLPEGFKAMVPAILILTFAWSLKSMTDSLGAAEYVAGVMESCAGSLMNFLPAIIFLVGCGLAFATGTSWGTFGILIPIVVAVFENTDPQMMIISISACMAGAVCGDHCSPISDTTIMASAGGRCNHVNHVSTQLPYAVTAAAISFITYVIAGFVKTAWIALPAGIILMLGTLFVIKMLVKKQSA; translated from the coding sequence ATGAGAGTGATTAGAAAAAAGAAATATGTATTTTCTCTGTTAGCAATTTTGCTTTTGACAGTTTTAAGCGCTGTCAACGTTTTTGCGGCAAGTGAGGCGGAAACTTATCAGCCGGCGATGTATGCGACTTTCTGGGCGTTGGTTCCGCCGATTGTGGCGATTGTGCTGGCCCTGATTACTAAGGAGGTATATAGTTCACTGTTTATCGGAATTCTTGTGGGAGCTTTATTTTATTCCGGTTTTCAGTTTGAGGGAACGGTGACTCATATTTTTCAGGGCGGAATTATCAGTGTTCTCTCAGATAGTTACAATGTAGGAATTTTGGTGTTCTTGGTTGTGCTTGGAGCTATCGTATGCTTGATGAATAAGGCGGGTGGGTCCGCAGCTTTTGGCCGCTGGGCTGCTAAAAAGATTAAAAATCGCGAAGGTGCTCAGCTAGCGACAGTTTTGTTAGGAGTGCTGATTTTTATCGACGATTATTTTAACTGTTTGACTGTGGGAAGCGTGATGAGACCTGTGACGGATAAGTTCAATGTGTCTAGGGCGAAGCTTTCCTACTTAATTGACGCGACGGCAGCACCGGTCTGCATCATTGCGCCGATTTCATCTTGGGCCGCAGCAGTGACTGGCTTTGTGGAAGGGGAGGATGGTTTTTCCATTTTTATCCATGCGATTCCATATAACTTTTATGCGCTTTTGACAATTGTCATGATGATCTCGATGGTTTTAATGCGTGTAGAATACGGTCCTATGGCGGTTCACGAGGCAAATGCAAAAAAAGGAGATATCTATACAACTCCTGACCGTCCTTACGAGGAGGCAGGCGCGGAATCGGAGAATGAAAATGGAAAAGTGATAGATTTGCTAATTCCTATCATTACTCTGATTGTCTGCTGTGTTATCGGGATGATTTATACAGGAGGCTTTTTCTCAGGCAGTGATTTTGTAACTGCTTTCTCTAACAGTGACGCTTCTGTTGGATTGACGTTGGGAAGCTTTTTTGGAATTGTGGTTACGATTATCTTGTATATGGTCCGCAGAGTATTGAGTTTTAAAGACTGCATGGCCTGTCTTCCAGAGGGATTTAAGGCTATGGTTCCGGCTATTTTAATCTTGACCTTTGCATGGTCATTGAAATCTATGACAGACAGTCTGGGAGCTGCGGAGTATGTGGCAGGAGTGATGGAAAGCTGTGCAGGAAGTCTCATGAATTTCCTTCCAGCGATTATCTTCTTGGTAGGCTGTGGCTTGGCTTTTGCGACAGGAACTTCTTGGGGAACTTTCGGAATTTTAATTCCGATTGTGGTAGCTGTATTTGAGAATACAGACCCGCAGATGATGATTATCTCTATTTCTGCTTGTATGGCTGGAGCAGTTTGTGGAGACCATTGTTCTCCGATTTCGGATACTACAATTATGGCATCAGCCGGAGGTCGGTGCAATCATGTGAATCATGTATCTACTCAGCTTCCGTATGCGGTTACGGCAGCAGCGATTTCTTTCATCACCTATGTGATCGCAGGATTTGTAAAAACAGCTTGGATTGCACTCCCAGCAGGAATCATCCTGATGTTGGGCACTTTGTTTGTGATTAAGATGTTGGTAAAGAAGCAGAGTGCATAA
- a CDS encoding ribose-phosphate pyrophosphokinase → MPNIELLEKSIPVAPIKIAALAGCQDLAREVDSKLVRFRKELADHNQSGVNLQGYSANSFLIDCECPRFGTGEGKGFIKESVRGVDLFIMVDITNYSLTYTVCGHENHMSPDNHYQDLKRIISAATGKAHRINVIMPFLYEGRQHKRNKRESLDCALALKELSDMGVSNIITFDAHDPRVQNSIPLKGFDNFFPTYQFLKALLRHVPDFRADNDHLMIISPDEGAMSRAVYFSSILGVDMGMFYKRRDYSIIVNGKNPIVAHEFLGDSVEGKDVLVIDDMISSGGSMLDVAKQLKERHANRVFVCTTYGLFTDGLDKFDEYYEKGYIDRVITTNLNYRDPELLTKPYYIEANMSKYLASIIDIINHDVSVEKVRSSNDKIIRLMEKARKI, encoded by the coding sequence ATGCCGAACATTGAATTATTGGAAAAGTCGATTCCCGTGGCGCCTATCAAAATCGCCGCTCTCGCCGGATGCCAGGATCTGGCCCGAGAAGTCGACTCCAAACTGGTGCGTTTCCGAAAAGAACTGGCGGACCACAATCAGTCAGGTGTCAACTTGCAAGGTTACAGCGCCAACTCTTTCTTGATTGATTGTGAATGTCCTCGTTTTGGTACCGGAGAAGGAAAGGGATTCATCAAAGAGTCCGTGCGCGGAGTTGATCTATTTATCATGGTAGACATCACAAATTACAGTCTCACCTATACCGTCTGCGGACATGAAAATCATATGTCCCCTGACAACCATTACCAAGATTTAAAACGCATTATCTCAGCAGCTACTGGTAAAGCGCATCGAATCAATGTAATCATGCCTTTCTTATATGAAGGCCGTCAACACAAACGCAATAAACGAGAATCTTTAGACTGTGCGCTAGCACTGAAAGAGCTCAGTGATATGGGAGTCTCCAATATCATTACCTTTGACGCTCACGACCCAAGAGTGCAGAATTCCATTCCACTGAAAGGGTTTGACAATTTCTTCCCTACTTATCAGTTTCTGAAAGCGCTTCTGAGACATGTGCCCGATTTCAGAGCAGACAACGATCACCTGATGATTATCAGCCCCGATGAAGGTGCAATGTCGAGAGCTGTTTACTTCTCCAGTATTTTGGGTGTGGATATGGGAATGTTCTACAAACGCCGGGATTATTCCATCATCGTCAACGGCAAGAATCCCATCGTCGCCCATGAATTCCTAGGTGATTCTGTGGAGGGAAAAGATGTCCTGGTTATTGATGACATGATTTCTTCTGGCGGAAGTATGTTGGACGTGGCAAAACAGTTAAAAGAACGCCACGCGAACCGTGTATTCGTCTGCACAACTTATGGACTGTTCACAGACGGACTAGACAAATTCGACGAATATTATGAGAAAGGTTATATCGACCGAGTAATCACCACAAATCTCAATTATCGCGACCCAGAATTACTCACAAAACCTTATTACATCGAAGCAAATATGAGTAAATACCTGGCAAGCATCATCGACATTATCAATCACGATGTATCTGTAGAAAAAGTCAGATCCAGTAACGACAAGATTATCAGACTCATGGAAAAAGCAAGAAAAATTTAA
- the plsY gene encoding glycerol-3-phosphate 1-O-acyltransferase PlsY codes for MLERVICVAIGYLFGLFQTSYLYGRANHMDIREHGSGNAGTTNALRTMGKKAGALTLLGDCLKCVLAIWVVRILYRGDHADILPLLSMYAGAGCILGHNFPIYLNFRGGKGVAASVGLVLALDWRVFVICAVVFFTLYFTTHYVSLCSISAYLVALIVMSIFGWLGYYGMETARVWEMDGVLACLTALAIFRHRQNIRRLLNGNENKIFLKKGKKA; via the coding sequence ATTTTGGAACGAGTAATCTGTGTGGCAATCGGTTATTTATTTGGGCTGTTTCAGACATCTTATTTGTATGGAAGAGCAAATCATATGGATATCCGGGAACACGGCAGCGGCAATGCTGGAACGACAAATGCCCTTCGAACGATGGGAAAAAAGGCAGGAGCGCTCACTTTGCTGGGGGATTGTTTAAAATGTGTTTTGGCAATCTGGGTGGTGCGTATCCTCTATAGAGGAGATCACGCAGACATCTTGCCTTTGCTGAGTATGTATGCGGGTGCTGGGTGTATTTTGGGACACAACTTTCCGATCTATTTGAATTTTCGGGGCGGAAAAGGGGTCGCGGCATCCGTTGGGCTGGTGCTTGCGTTGGACTGGCGCGTGTTTGTGATCTGCGCTGTGGTGTTTTTTACGCTTTATTTTACCACACATTACGTTTCTCTGTGTTCTATCAGCGCCTATTTGGTTGCGCTGATTGTTATGAGCATCTTTGGCTGGCTGGGCTATTATGGTATGGAAACAGCGCGGGTGTGGGAGATGGATGGAGTGCTTGCCTGTCTGACTGCATTGGCGATCTTTCGACATAGACAAAACATTAGGCGTCTACTAAATGGTAATGAAAATAAAATATTCCTGAAAAAAGGAAAGAAAGCATAG
- a CDS encoding NAD(P)H-dependent glycerol-3-phosphate dehydrogenase encodes MAKISVLGAGSWGTALSLLLHNNGHEVILWSIIEDEVKMLQQKRQHESKLPGVKLPDEMEITSDLSYSVKDRDVLILAVPSPFTRSTAHSMRELVRDGQILVNVAKGIEESTLMTLSEIIEQEIPQADVAVLSGPSHAEEVGRGLPTTCVVSARSRKTAEYLQGIFMSPVFRVYTSPDILGVELGGSLKNVIALAAGTADGLGYGDNTKAALITRGIAEIARLGIQMGARFETLYGLSGMGDLIVTCASVHSRNRKAGYLMGQGYTMEEAMKEVQMVVEGVYSAKAAKQLAEKYQVEMPIVEEVNKVLFEGKSAKAAVMDLMLRDKKVEAPVISWNEE; translated from the coding sequence GTGGCAAAAATTAGTGTATTAGGAGCTGGAAGCTGGGGGACGGCATTGTCATTGTTGCTGCACAACAATGGACATGAGGTAATTCTGTGGTCAATTATAGAAGACGAGGTGAAGATGCTTCAGCAAAAGCGACAGCATGAGTCGAAACTGCCTGGAGTAAAGCTACCGGATGAGATGGAGATTACTTCTGATTTGTCTTATTCTGTCAAAGACCGGGATGTGCTGATTTTGGCAGTTCCGTCTCCGTTTACCAGAAGTACGGCCCACAGTATGCGAGAACTAGTGAGAGACGGACAGATTCTTGTCAATGTGGCGAAAGGAATTGAGGAAAGCACATTGATGACTTTGAGTGAAATTATCGAGCAGGAAATTCCTCAAGCTGATGTGGCAGTGTTGTCAGGGCCTAGTCATGCCGAAGAAGTAGGACGTGGACTTCCGACTACCTGTGTGGTTAGTGCCCGGAGCAGAAAAACGGCTGAGTATTTGCAGGGCATCTTCATGAGTCCTGTGTTCCGCGTTTATACCTCGCCGGATATTCTAGGTGTGGAGTTAGGAGGTTCCCTAAAAAATGTAATAGCTCTGGCAGCCGGCACTGCGGATGGTCTGGGCTACGGGGATAACACGAAAGCTGCGCTTATCACTCGTGGAATCGCTGAAATTGCGAGGCTGGGCATTCAGATGGGTGCCAGATTTGAGACTTTATACGGGTTATCAGGCATGGGAGATTTGATTGTGACTTGTGCCAGTGTCCACAGTAGAAACCGCAAGGCTGGGTATTTGATGGGACAAGGTTATACGATGGAAGAAGCCATGAAAGAAGTGCAAATGGTTGTGGAAGGCGTATACTCCGCGAAAGCAGCAAAACAATTGGCTGAGAAATATCAGGTGGAGATGCCGATTGTAGAGGAAGTCAACAAAGTTTTGTTTGAGGGCAAGTCTGCAAAGGCTGCGGTTATGGATTTGATGCTCAGAGATAAGAAAGTGGAGGCACCAGTGATCTCCTGGAATGAGGAGTAA
- a CDS encoding FHA domain-containing protein: protein MYCPHCGAMLEEEGFFCPFCGESLQEEQTPDMTQNFQEPFRPLPKAQWMIGRSRTCDFVIPAIRVSRQHCLLTRMPDGLFIIEDLSSTNGTFINGIRLKEPTPLYPGDQISLADTHLTFQVDQGLPVLF, encoded by the coding sequence ATGTATTGTCCTCATTGCGGAGCTATGCTAGAGGAGGAAGGATTCTTTTGTCCCTTTTGCGGAGAATCTCTTCAAGAAGAACAAACGCCGGACATGACTCAGAATTTCCAGGAACCTTTCCGACCTTTGCCGAAGGCACAGTGGATGATAGGACGCAGCAGAACCTGTGATTTTGTAATCCCGGCCATCCGGGTCTCCAGACAGCATTGTCTGCTCACCCGGATGCCGGACGGCCTCTTTATCATAGAAGACCTCTCATCCACAAACGGTACTTTTATCAACGGGATACGCTTAAAAGAGCCTACCCCTCTCTATCCAGGAGATCAAATATCCCTGGCTGACACACATCTGACTTTTCAGGTCGACCAAGGACTCCCCGTCCTTTTTTGA
- a CDS encoding aldo/keto reductase — protein MRKTVFLNTDREMPLLGLGVYKATGENEVEQAICHAAKAGYRLIDTASAYANEDGVGRGIAQCGVPRKDLFITTKIWNNAQRLGDVEGAFKRSLERLQLDYVDLYLIHWPVPGCFLNTWKEMEKLLESGRAQSIGVSNFDIRHLEELAKYSDIIPAVNQIEFHPYWYQKELLEYCKDRGIQVQAYAPLARGAYMDNDIMCVLATKYAKTPAQIGLRWSLQKGVAVIPKSTNPERIQDNSEIFDFELEEEDMAIIDTLNQNLRTAGIPEDLRDVPF, from the coding sequence ATGCGAAAAACTGTATTCTTAAATACCGATAGAGAAATGCCCTTATTGGGTTTAGGCGTATATAAAGCTACTGGTGAAAACGAAGTCGAACAAGCCATCTGCCATGCAGCCAAAGCAGGCTACCGCCTCATCGATACTGCTTCCGCCTACGCCAATGAAGATGGTGTAGGGAGAGGAATTGCACAATGCGGAGTTCCTCGAAAAGACTTATTTATCACCACTAAAATCTGGAACAATGCCCAGCGTCTAGGGGACGTAGAAGGAGCCTTCAAGAGAAGCCTAGAACGGCTGCAGTTGGATTATGTGGATCTCTACTTAATTCACTGGCCAGTCCCGGGATGTTTCCTCAATACCTGGAAAGAAATGGAAAAACTTTTGGAATCTGGCCGCGCACAGTCCATCGGCGTCAGCAACTTTGACATCCGTCACCTAGAAGAACTAGCCAAATATTCTGATATCATTCCTGCAGTAAATCAGATTGAATTCCATCCTTACTGGTATCAAAAGGAACTCTTGGAATACTGCAAAGATCGTGGAATTCAAGTACAGGCTTACGCGCCTTTAGCCAGAGGCGCCTACATGGATAACGATATTATGTGCGTCCTAGCCACAAAGTACGCAAAGACCCCTGCGCAGATCGGACTTCGCTGGTCCCTCCAAAAAGGTGTCGCGGTCATCCCAAAATCTACCAATCCAGAGCGTATCCAGGACAATAGCGAGATCTTTGACTTTGAGTTGGAAGAGGAGGACATGGCAATCATAGATACTTTGAATCAAAATCTCAGAACCGCAGGAATACCAGAGGACTTACGCGATGTTCCTTTCTAA